From the Roseofilum reptotaenium CS-1145 genome, the window CAGTACAATCACTGCTAGAGTTTTCCAGAATGCAAAAAGATTTAAGAATAAAAGACATGCAACAATGAATCCAAGTGGTGCGTAACATTTCTTTATGAAGCTGCACTTCATAAAAGAAAATGAAGATATAATGGGTATGGTATGACTCTGACTGTTATTTAAATTGACTATAAGCCCCTGATCGCCACTACGGGAGCAGCAAGTACCAACAGGAGTGATCTCGCCATGGAATAAGTGGAGAAAGCCAAGTGATACGCCTACGGGAGGCAAGCGCGATCGCAGTGACAAGTGTTTATTTCCCCCCTTGTGAACATGGGATGAAATAGTGAAAAAAAAGGATGCTACACCATTGAACGTTCCAGCTTAAGAGGGAAATACTTTACTGCTGCCAAAATGGGGCGAACTGCAAAGCTAGGAATTTGGGTGTCCTGTGCCAACCTCTTCAACTGGCGATCGCCGGGTAGCATCCTCTTCGGAAGGGTTTCTTTCGCTCTTTCTGATCCTGATGATAGCGCAAGAATATCGATAGGGGTAATGCAATATTGATAATAAATATGATAGATTTATATCTATGAATAAAAATTTCTAATTGAGGAACAGGTTTTGAGGCAAGCTACTCTGCATCAATTAAAAGTGTTTGAAGCCGCAGCCCGTCACGGCAGCTTTACGCGGGCAGCAGAAGAGTTATATTTAACCCAGCCTACCATTTCCATGCAAGTAAAGCAATTAACGAAGGCTGTGGGAATGCCTTTATTTGAACAAATTGGTAAACGATTATATCTGACGGAGGCAGGTCAGGAACTTTTCGCGGCTTGTCGTGACGTTTTTGACCGCATATCCCAATTGGAAATGACCATTTCTGACTTAAAGGGATTGAAACAAGGACAGCTTAAACTCAGTGTAATCACTACTGCTAAATATTTTGTTCCTCGCTTACTGGGGCCCTTCTGTCAACGCTATCCGGGTGTAGATTTTGCCCTTCAGGTGTTCAACCATGAAGGATTGCTAGCCCGCATGTCCGAAAATCTTGACGATCTCTATATTCTCTCCCAAGTGCCGGAAAATTTAGATGTTGCAGCTCACCAGTTTCTGGAAAATCCCTTAGTGGTTTTGGCCCAGCGAGAACATCCCCTAGTGGGACAACAAAAGATTCCCATCGAGCGCTTATCTGGGGAACCGTTTATTATGCGGGAAGAGGGATCGGGAACTCGTCGTGCCGTTGAGAAACTGTTTAATCAGGAGAATATTAGCGTTAAAGTGAAACTAGAGTTAGGCTCGAATGAAGCTATTAAACAGGCGATCGTGGGCGGTTTAGGTCTGTCGGTATTATCCTTACATACCTTAGCTCTAGAGGGCGCTACTGGAAAGCTGGCAATCCTTGATGTGGAGCATTTCCCCATTGAACGCAATTGGTTTGTCGTCTATCCCAATGGTAAACAGTTATCCGTAGTCGCAACAGCTTTCTTAGAGTATCTGTTGGATGAAGGTAAAAAAGTGGCTGAAGAGACAGCCATGGACAAGCTTCACTAAGGTCTGTTTTAGATTAGGGAAAAATTAACCGGGTGATAGCCAGTCGTAATCGTAGGGAAGATGACAAAGGCGATCGCCTCACCTAACCTATCCCCAATTACTCTATGATTAACATTGATACTCTAGTGTCAGCAACTTTCTGCTCCCTCGCGTTGGGAATATCTGCACCTGCTTTTGCCCAACTCAATTTTGAATTACCGTCCGATAGGACTCTTCAAGAGTGTCC encodes:
- a CDS encoding LysR family transcriptional regulator produces the protein MRQATLHQLKVFEAAARHGSFTRAAEELYLTQPTISMQVKQLTKAVGMPLFEQIGKRLYLTEAGQELFAACRDVFDRISQLEMTISDLKGLKQGQLKLSVITTAKYFVPRLLGPFCQRYPGVDFALQVFNHEGLLARMSENLDDLYILSQVPENLDVAAHQFLENPLVVLAQREHPLVGQQKIPIERLSGEPFIMREEGSGTRRAVEKLFNQENISVKVKLELGSNEAIKQAIVGGLGLSVLSLHTLALEGATGKLAILDVEHFPIERNWFVVYPNGKQLSVVATAFLEYLLDEGKKVAEETAMDKLH